From a region of the Mobula hypostoma chromosome 6, sMobHyp1.1, whole genome shotgun sequence genome:
- the lrrc3 gene encoding leucine-rich repeat-containing protein 3 produces the protein MLLTGIPWLQLKIAHSMALAGLLMLFSLLQAATTSCPRSCQCFDNNGKFVRCAGKNLKEIPKDLPPDTVFLHLNSNRITKIRNNAFKDLNLLKELDLSKNAIESIDIGAFKGIPESLKMLDLSSNQIQSVPKEVFGKIKAKVRLSNNPWRCECTLQQVIKELTLDPETVNDFICQSSVQEEYTGKPLIQILNSGINFCNIHQKTTDIAMFITMFGWFTMVISYIVYYVRQNQEDARRHLEYLKSLPSTQITKEFDTISTVL, from the coding sequence ATGTTGCTGACAGGCATCCCATGGCTCCAGCTCAAGATTGCACACTCTATGGCCCTGGCTGGTCTCCTGATGCTGTTCTCTTTGCTTCAAGCGGCCACCACCTCATGTCCCAGAAGCTGTCAGTGCTTTGACAACAATGGCAAGTTTGTGCGCTGTGCTGGCAAGAACCTGAAAGAAATACCGAAAGACCTCCCTCCTGATACTGTGTTCTTACATCTCAACTCCAACAGGATAACCAAAATACGCAACAATGCCTTCAAGGACTTAAACCTACTCAAGGAGCTGGATTTATCCAAAAATGCCATTGAGTCAATAGATATTGGAGCATTTAAAGGAATCCCTGAGAGCCTCAAGATGCTTGATCTCTCCAGCAATCAGATCCAGAGTGTACCGAAGGAAGTCTTTGGTAAAATTAAAGCAAAGGTCCGTCTTTCTAACAACCCATGGCGTTGCGAGTGTACGCTGCAGCAAGTCATCAAGGAGTTGACCCTTGATCCAGAGACGGTCAACGACTTCATCTGCCAGTCCTCCGTGCAGGAGGAGTACACGGGAAAGCCACTCATCCAGATCCTCAATTCAGGTATAAACTTCTGCAACATTCACCAGAAGACGACCGACATCGCCATGTTCATCACCATGTTCGGCTGGTTCACCATGGTCATCTCCTATATTGTGTACTATGTGCGTCAGAATCAGGAAGATGCCAGGCGCCACCTTGAGTACCTGAAGTCCCTACCCAGCACACAGATCACCAAGGAGTTTGACACAATCAGTACTGTACTATGA